Genomic DNA from Thermosipho ferrireducens:
CCAAAAAAAGTTTTGCTATTTTGTCTTCATATTCTGTGGGATAAGAGTCAACTATTAATATACTGGCATCTGCTCTATAAAGACTTTTTTTGGCCTTTTCGATTCTTAATTTACCAAGCGATCCGATATCATCTAAACCTGGTGTGTCAATGAAAGTAATCGGACCAAGTGAAGTGAGTTCCATACTTTTATAAACGGGATCTGTTGTTGTCCCGGCAACTTCACTAACAATTGAAACATTCTGCCCGATCAAAGCGTTCATAAAGGAAGATTTTCCAACGTTTCTCCTCCCGGTAATAGCTATGTATTTTCTAAATCCACCACTTGCAATCATTATCTCACCTTCCATCATTTGCCTTTTACTTAATTATATCAGATGGTGTGATATAATTCACTTAGGGAAATATGAATAGTATTAATTTTTGTGAGGAGGCAAGTAATGGATAGAGAATCTTTAATAAAAAGAATTGTAGAAGAAAAGGGAGATAAAGCAATTCCTGAACTGGTAAAATTACTTAAAGAAGGTGATTCTGAAGTTAGAGATATAGTTTCTGAAGCTCTATTTAAGCTGGGTAATAAAGCCAGAGAGTACCTGTTAAAAGAATTTCATGAAGGGTTAAAAGCTCAAAAAAAAGATGATGTTTATTTGCTTTACGTGGTGGATTTGTTAGGGGATTTTGGAGAGAGATCAATTGTTCCATATCTTTATAAATTACTTTCTTTTTATAGTTTTGAAGAAGCAGAGCTTATAATATATGAGGCACTTGCAAAACTTGGTGAAGGTGACAAAGTTTATGATATATTAAGGTTTTTTCTTCTGGAAGATACCGAGAGAGCTAAATTTGGAGCGCAGGCAGCAATTGCTCTTTCTTACATAGATCGACCAGAAATTGTTAAAGATCTTGTACAGGCTATAGAAAGTGGAATATTCAAAGGAGAAGAACTTGCAATACTGAAACAGGCCTTGTCTTTTGTTGTAATGAAAAATCCTATGTATCGAGAAATTCTCCTGACACTTGTTGGGGATAACATAGAAAAATATCTATATTAGGAGGCTTTATGATGTTCCTTAAAAGTTTTCAGGAGAAGTTTAAAGATAAGATTGATCAAAAAATTCAAAAAATTATGGATGATGGTATAAATGAAGCTTATTTTGAAGAACTTAAAGAAATTCTGGAATATTTAAAAAGCTTCGTATTGAGGCCTGGTAAAAGAATAAGACCTTTACTTGTAATATTGGGTTATTATGGATATTCTGACAAAAATTTAGAAGAAGATGTAATTTTAACTGTGGCAGCTGGTATTGAGATCATGCACGCTTTCTTGCTAATTCATGACGATATCATGGATAGAGCTCTGGAAAGACGTGGAGCGCCAGCGATGCATATTTTACTTCAGAAAAGATTTGAAAATCTGGTTAATAATGATCGAATAGGTGAAGATTTAGCTATAGTTTTAGGAGATATTGCAATGTTTTATGTTATAAAATCTCTGGCCTCGCTTGATATTCCGGACAAAAATATATTTATGAAAAGGTTTTCAGATTGTTATATAAAAACTGCTTATGGGCAGATATTGGATTCTTTGTATACGCTTCGTAATAACATCTCTGAAAAGGACGTTGGGATCTTCGAACAAATTGCAAAATATAAAACGGCTTATTATACCTTTTTTTACCCGTTAGTTATCGGTTTAATTTTGAGTGGAAAGTATACAGAAGAAGAAGAAAAAAAATTAGAAAAAGCGATTATTCCAGCGGGAATAGCTTTTCAAATACGGGATGACATTATAAGTAGCTTTGATGAAAACTCGGGGAAATCGTCTGATACGGATTTTTTAGAGGGGAAATTCACCTCACTCATTGAACTTGCTATAAAAAAAGTTGATAGAAGTTTTTTTGAAATTTTGTCCAAACCTCAAAAATCCTATGAAGATGTAACTTTGTTGAAAGAAAAAATTATTTACAGTGGGGCAATTCAAAAAGCAAAAGAAGTTATCAGTTATTTGTGTGGCGTATCACTTGAAAATTTAAAATATATAAACATGAAACATGAATATAGAGAAATTCTTGAAGAACTTGTTTCTGCCATTCAGAGGTGAATAATAATGCCAAATTTTCATACACATATACGATTTGGAATATTTTCTTATCCAATAATTCTTGTTATATATGAATTTGTTATAAGAATCGGCAGATTTGATTCTCCATCTTCCCAGGTTATTGCAATAGGTTTTTTAATATACATTTTGTCTTCGGATATGCCTGACATTGACCATAATCATTCATTTTTACATAAATTTATAAAATTACTTTTAATGGGGACAGCGGCGTATCTGGAGTTTGTTAACTCTTTTTTTATAAATATTTTTAAAATTTCTCATCTTTACGTTAGTTATTTTTCTATTCGTTTTTTTATTTCATTTACTTTTGCCTTATGTGTAGGAGCTCTTTATGAGATTGTGACACCTCGTCATAGGGGGCCATTACATACAGTACTTGCAGGACTAATTTATGGAACTATAGTGGCTACGGGTTATTGGTGGAGCTATAAAAATATTCCTGATACAGTATTTATTGGTACCGTTTCTATAACAGGCTATATTTCACATCTTGTACTTGATTCTTTATTTATGGAGAGAAATGGTGAATTAAAGGTTAGAAAAAGGGGAGATTAACTGTGTTTGTAATAGGAATAGGTGGCGGAACCGGTTCAGGAAAAACTACTGTGGCGCGAAAAATTAATGAAGTGCTGGGGAAAGAGAATTGTGAAATTTTACCAATGGATAACTATTATAAAGATATGGGCCATGTTCCATTTGAGGAAAGGAAAAAATATAATTATGATCATCCAGATATGATAGAACATACTTTGTTGATTGCTCATTTGAAAAAATTGCTTAAAGGCGAAAGAATAAAACTTCCTGAATATGACTTTGCTCTTTATACGAGAACTGGAAAATATATTGAACTTGAATCCAAACCTGTGCTTATAGTGGAAGGGATATTTGCACTTTACTATGAAGAGCTCAGGAGATATTATGATCTCAGTATATTTGTGGATGCAGAGAATGATGTGAGATTTATTAGACGTCTGGAAAGGGATATTAAAGAGAGAGGCAGAACTATGGAATCTGTAATTGATCAATATCTCAGCTTAGTAAAACCAATGCATGATGCATATGTGGAACCTACTAAAAAATACGCGGATTTAATAATACCAAGAGGAGGATTTAATGAAAAAGCGGTAAATGTTGTAGTTGAATTTATTTTTAAGAAAGTGATGAAGAAGTAATGCATGTATTTTCGTGTTTTGCTTGAAAATATGTTAAAATCTTGTTTAAGAAGTATTTGCCAATAAAAAAAGAGGTGATTTTAATGTATTATAAAGTTGCACGTGATCCTGTATACTCCGAAATATTCATGTACCCGTTGGAAATTCTTGCAGCTGATACTAACGCTTTGCAAAGATTAAGGTATCTTTCCCAGCTTGTTGGTGCTGAATATGTTTATCCTGGAGCTACACATACTCGATTTTCACATTCTCTGGGAACGATGCATATAGCCGGGATGTATGCTGAACACCTTTATGATCAAATTGAAAAAGTTCGAATTTTAAGACTTGCAGGGTTATTGCATGATATTGGTCATGGTCCTTTTAGCCATCAATTTGACGACGTGGTTTATAAAAGAATGCAGCTTGATGAGGGACATGATGAATATAGAAAAAGGATACTCCTGGAATATATGCCAGGTGCTATGGAAAAAATTTATAATCGTTCTCATAAGAAACTTCAAAAGGCTGTTCTTGAAGATATTGAAAATACTCTTGGAAAATGTTCAGATGATATAAAAAAGGATTTTAAAATGGTTATGGAATCTATAGTAGAGGTATTTGAAGGGGAAGAAAAGGGCACTGTGGATTTTGGGTTAATTCAAGGACCACTTGGAGCAGACAGATTAGACTTTGTCCTCCGTGATTCTTATTATGCAGGAACCAGAGGCTTTGGTACAGGTGCATTGGATAGGTTGATAAGAAATTCTTCCATATATAAATCGGAGAACAAAGAACTATTAACATACAACATAAAAGTAATAGATGAAATATACACTATCCTTTTTGGAAGGTTTATGATGTATAAAAATGTTTATTTTCATAAAACATCCAGAGCTGCTGATTTGATGATACAGGAACTTCTTGATTTTTCTTATAGACCCCTTAACCTTCCAAACCGGGTGAAAAATCTTGAAACTTTTATGGAATTAACTGATCAAAGGATAATTAATGAAATAGAAGTGATGTTTGAGAACATAGTTAGGGAATATACAGTGGATTCTTTTGAGATTACTAAAGAGAAAATATTGAACTATGAAATAGATTTGCAGGCAATAGAGTTGGATGTTGTTATGGCGTATGAAATTATCCAGAAATTAAAATCCAGAGAACTCTGGAAAACGATTCTTGAGGCGCCGTTTTCCGTTGAAGGAATAGATCCTTCAGTTGCAAGTCAGGGACTTGCAATGGATATTCTTCAGAAAATAAGGTTGAGACTTGAGAAGGCAGTGGAAATCGCAGAAGAAGAGGATAAAGAGGAATTGTCCATGGTTTTATCAAATTTTGATGAGATATTCAGAGTGGATACTCCGTATAAATTGACATTGGTACATCCGGAGGAATTTTTGAAGAGTAACATCTATATATATGATTCATGGAAAAACAAAATTCTAAGTTTTGATGAGTATGTAAGGCAATACCCTGCATATGATTTTATGAGTAGTAATTTAATTCAAATAGTAAGAGTCTATGTAACAAAAGATATAAGGGATTTGCTTGAAAAATATAATATAGTTCCAAAACTAAAGACTGAATTGACCACCAGATGGTAGGGGAGGTCACTGTAATGGTTTTACTATTTGATGTGGGAAACACACATACTACTTTAGCGGTTACAGAGGAAGGGAAAAATTTTTCAACCTGGCGGATTTCTACGAAATCTATACAAACGGAAGATGAACTCTATGCTTATGTAAAATCTCTTATCAAAGTTGATGCGCACATTGAAAGATTAGTGATATCATCTGTTGTTCCACAAATAAATCATGTTTTTGAATTTTTTTCAAAAAAATATTTAAAGAGTGAAGCTATTTTTGTTGATGCAAGGAGATTTCCACATCTAACGTGGAACGTTAAATTTCCAGAAGAGATAGGTGCAGATAGAGTAGCAAATGTGATTGCGAGCTGGAAAGACTATGGAAAAGACTGTATTATAGTGGACTTTGGGACGGCAACTACAATAGAAATACTTCGCGATGGTGTTTATGAAGGTGGTTCTATAATCCCTGGGTTTTATATGATGATTAACGCTCTTTTTAAAGGGACTGCTAAACTTCCTATGATAGAGATAAAGCCGTTTAGTTCATTTGTAGGAAAAGATACAGAAAGCAACATAAAAATTGGAGTTATAAATACTGTTTTAGGTGGCATAAGGTATGCGATAGATGAAATAAAAAAGGAGTTAAATTTTCCAGAAAGCACTTATATAATTTTAACTGGTGGACAGGCTTTGCTTGTTGAAAACTTTTTTAGAAAACATTACAAGTTACAATACATTTTCGATCAGGATTTGACACTTAGGGGGATATACTATTTTTATGAAAGCGTTATTAATAAATCCATGGATTGAAGATTTCGCAGCTTACGATTTCTGGTTGAAACCGTTAGGTTTGCTTTATGTTGGTTCATATTTAAAAAAATTAGGTTTTGAAGTATTTTTAATTGATCTTATGAACCGGCATGATAAAAGATTACATGATTATGTCCAGGTTCCAAAAGACAAATTTTATAAAACAGGAAAATTTCCTTATACAAAAATCGAAAAGCCATCTGTATTATCATTTGTTCCACGAACATATAAAAGGTATGGTGCACCCAAGGAGTATTTTTATGATAAACTTAGAGAAATAGGAAAAGTTGATATAGTTTTTGTTACTTCTACATTAACTTATTGGTATCCGGGATACTGGGAAACTATAAAAACAATTAAACAGGTTTTGGGTAGAAAAGTACCTATTGTTTTTGGAGGGTTTTACGTTAGAAATTTACCGTACCACGCTAAAAAATCAGGAGCCTACATTTTTTCCAGCAGCGAATTAAATTTGCTTCCGAAAGTTTTAAGTAATTTGTTGGACGTGGATCTTTCAGTTGAGGTGTTTGATTGGTTTGAAGAGCTGGAACCAGCGTATGACCTGTATGAAAATGTAGGATATCTTGTTCTTACTACTACACTTGGTTGTACTTTTAGATGTACTTATTGTATAGCCCATAGAATCTGGAATAAAATCAAATTTAGAGAGATATTTCGCACTGTTGAAACAATAGAAAAATATGTAAATTATTTCGATGTAAAAGATGTGGTTTTTTTTGATGATGCGATACTTGTAAATTCGCATAAACATTTTAAACCGTTGTTAAAAGAACTTATAAAAAAAGATTTGAAAGTGAATTATCATCTTCCAAATGGTATACATGCCAGACTTTTGGATAAAGAAACTGCGGAACTTTTAAAAGAAGCGGGATTTAAAACTATAAAACTGGGATATGAAACTTCTGGAGATTTGCAAATTAAGACAGGTGGTAAAGTTGTTGATAGGGATTTAATAAAAGCGGCCAGGTTGTTAAGAGATGTCGGTTTCACAGAAAGAGAAGTATCTGCGTATATAATGATTAATATCCCGGATCAGAAAGAAGAAGAAGTTGTTCAGGCAATGAAAATTTGCAGGGAAGAAGGGATAGGGTTTTCTCTAAATGAATATACGCCAATCGTTGGAACAGATGATTGGATAGAGCTGGTAAACAAAGGAGCACTCAGGGGGAATGAAGATCCTGTTTTGTTGAATAACACGGTTTTACCATTTTGGTGGAAGTATGGAATGGATGAAAAAAAGATACAGTTTTTAAAACAAAAAGCAAGAGAGTTAAAAAGTTAAGTAATAAATACAAGGGGGATTATGGTGAACATAGTTGGAAAAGTTTTTGAAAACTTGGCTATAGGTTTTGTAGCTGTTATACTGGTAGTTTACCCACGAGAGTACTTTAAAGCATACATAATAACAAGATTTGGAGATGATACTCCCAAAAAGTTAGGAAGGCTTTCTTTAAACCCTCTGGTGCATCTTGATCCTATTGGTACAATAGCGTTTATAATGTTTAACTTTGGATGGTCGAGGCCAGTTCCGGTTATTCCAATGCGATTAAAAAATCCAAGGAAGGCTCTTTTAATAATTTCAGTTTTTGGTCCAATTCTTGGTGCAATAACGTTTATTGTCTATGGTATAATAGCAAAAAGAGTGGAAAATTACTATTTATTTTCTACGTTTTATAGAGCAGCAAAATGGAGTTTGACGTATGCGCTGTTGTCTTTGTTTCCTATT
This window encodes:
- a CDS encoding HEAT repeat domain-containing protein → MDRESLIKRIVEEKGDKAIPELVKLLKEGDSEVRDIVSEALFKLGNKAREYLLKEFHEGLKAQKKDDVYLLYVVDLLGDFGERSIVPYLYKLLSFYSFEEAELIIYEALAKLGEGDKVYDILRFFLLEDTERAKFGAQAAIALSYIDRPEIVKDLVQAIESGIFKGEELAILKQALSFVVMKNPMYREILLTLVGDNIEKYLY
- a CDS encoding polyprenyl synthetase family protein, encoding MFLKSFQEKFKDKIDQKIQKIMDDGINEAYFEELKEILEYLKSFVLRPGKRIRPLLVILGYYGYSDKNLEEDVILTVAAGIEIMHAFLLIHDDIMDRALERRGAPAMHILLQKRFENLVNNDRIGEDLAIVLGDIAMFYVIKSLASLDIPDKNIFMKRFSDCYIKTAYGQILDSLYTLRNNISEKDVGIFEQIAKYKTAYYTFFYPLVIGLILSGKYTEEEEKKLEKAIIPAGIAFQIRDDIISSFDENSGKSSDTDFLEGKFTSLIELAIKKVDRSFFEILSKPQKSYEDVTLLKEKIIYSGAIQKAKEVISYLCGVSLENLKYINMKHEYREILEELVSAIQR
- a CDS encoding metal-dependent hydrolase, which encodes MPNFHTHIRFGIFSYPIILVIYEFVIRIGRFDSPSSQVIAIGFLIYILSSDMPDIDHNHSFLHKFIKLLLMGTAAYLEFVNSFFINIFKISHLYVSYFSIRFFISFTFALCVGALYEIVTPRHRGPLHTVLAGLIYGTIVATGYWWSYKNIPDTVFIGTVSITGYISHLVLDSLFMERNGELKVRKRGD
- the udk gene encoding uridine kinase; translated protein: MFVIGIGGGTGSGKTTVARKINEVLGKENCEILPMDNYYKDMGHVPFEERKKYNYDHPDMIEHTLLIAHLKKLLKGERIKLPEYDFALYTRTGKYIELESKPVLIVEGIFALYYEELRRYYDLSIFVDAENDVRFIRRLERDIKERGRTMESVIDQYLSLVKPMHDAYVEPTKKYADLIIPRGGFNEKAVNVVVEFIFKKVMKK
- a CDS encoding HD domain-containing protein, which codes for MYYKVARDPVYSEIFMYPLEILAADTNALQRLRYLSQLVGAEYVYPGATHTRFSHSLGTMHIAGMYAEHLYDQIEKVRILRLAGLLHDIGHGPFSHQFDDVVYKRMQLDEGHDEYRKRILLEYMPGAMEKIYNRSHKKLQKAVLEDIENTLGKCSDDIKKDFKMVMESIVEVFEGEEKGTVDFGLIQGPLGADRLDFVLRDSYYAGTRGFGTGALDRLIRNSSIYKSENKELLTYNIKVIDEIYTILFGRFMMYKNVYFHKTSRAADLMIQELLDFSYRPLNLPNRVKNLETFMELTDQRIINEIEVMFENIVREYTVDSFEITKEKILNYEIDLQAIELDVVMAYEIIQKLKSRELWKTILEAPFSVEGIDPSVASQGLAMDILQKIRLRLEKAVEIAEEEDKEELSMVLSNFDEIFRVDTPYKLTLVHPEEFLKSNIYIYDSWKNKILSFDEYVRQYPAYDFMSSNLIQIVRVYVTKDIRDLLEKYNIVPKLKTELTTRW
- a CDS encoding type III pantothenate kinase gives rise to the protein MVLLFDVGNTHTTLAVTEEGKNFSTWRISTKSIQTEDELYAYVKSLIKVDAHIERLVISSVVPQINHVFEFFSKKYLKSEAIFVDARRFPHLTWNVKFPEEIGADRVANVIASWKDYGKDCIIVDFGTATTIEILRDGVYEGGSIIPGFYMMINALFKGTAKLPMIEIKPFSSFVGKDTESNIKIGVINTVLGGIRYAIDEIKKELNFPESTYIILTGGQALLVENFFRKHYKLQYIFDQDLTLRGIYYFYESVINKSMD
- a CDS encoding B12-binding domain-containing radical SAM protein, with the translated sequence MKALLINPWIEDFAAYDFWLKPLGLLYVGSYLKKLGFEVFLIDLMNRHDKRLHDYVQVPKDKFYKTGKFPYTKIEKPSVLSFVPRTYKRYGAPKEYFYDKLREIGKVDIVFVTSTLTYWYPGYWETIKTIKQVLGRKVPIVFGGFYVRNLPYHAKKSGAYIFSSSELNLLPKVLSNLLDVDLSVEVFDWFEELEPAYDLYENVGYLVLTTTLGCTFRCTYCIAHRIWNKIKFREIFRTVETIEKYVNYFDVKDVVFFDDAILVNSHKHFKPLLKELIKKDLKVNYHLPNGIHARLLDKETAELLKEAGFKTIKLGYETSGDLQIKTGGKVVDRDLIKAARLLRDVGFTEREVSAYIMINIPDQKEEEVVQAMKICREEGIGFSLNEYTPIVGTDDWIELVNKGALRGNEDPVLLNNTVLPFWWKYGMDEKKIQFLKQKARELKS
- a CDS encoding site-2 protease family protein; this translates as MVNIVGKVFENLAIGFVAVILVVYPREYFKAYIITRFGDDTPKKLGRLSLNPLVHLDPIGTIAFIMFNFGWSRPVPVIPMRLKNPRKALLIISVFGPILGAITFIVYGIIAKRVENYYLFSTFYRAAKWSLTYALLSLFPIPPLDGSRILGVILPEKYIDWYIKYEVYGVLFLLGLLLLWVLPLIMSPFINVIESLTNFIIYGG